A genomic segment from Glycine soja cultivar W05 chromosome 18, ASM419377v2, whole genome shotgun sequence encodes:
- the LOC114396539 gene encoding pentatricopeptide repeat-containing protein At2g30100, chloroplastic-like, whose protein sequence is MASAHGLAPIFKLGFVFSSVSPSQRKRHPLMFPASHCGFSLKFYGGLSARSCKFKNPSFVSAKHGSLRGFRALKSVEMDQYVTSNDEMSDGFFEAIEELERMTREPSDVLEEMNDRLSARELQLVLVYFSQDGRDSWCALEVFDWLRKENRVDKETMELMVAIMCGWVKKLIQQQHGVGDVVDLLVDMDCVGLRPGFSMIEKVISLYWEMGEKEGAVLFVEEVLRRGIPYVEEDEEGHKGGPTGYLAWKMMAEGDYRNAVRLVIRFRESGLKPEIYSYLVAMTAVVKELNEFAKALRKLKGFTRAGLVAELDLEDVELTEKYQSDTLADGVRLSNWVIQDGSPSLHGIVHERLLAMYICAGHGIEAERQLWEMKLVGKEADGDLYDIVLAICASQKESNATARLLTRLEVVSSPQKKKSLSWLLRGYIKGGHFNEAAETIMKMLELGFYPEYLDRAAVLQGLRKRIQQYGNLDTYVRLCKSLSDANLIGPCLVHLYIRKYKLWVVKML, encoded by the exons atGGCCAGTGCACACGGTCTTGCTCCAATTTTCAAATTgggttttgtgttttcttctgtTTCACCATCACAAAGGAAGAGGCACCCTTTAATGTTTCCTGCATCACACTGTGGATTTTCCCTCAAATTCTATGGTGGGCTATCTGCCAGATCCTGCAAGTTCAAAAACCCTTCCTTTGTCAGTGCAAAACACGGTTCATTAAGGGGTTTTAGGGCTCTGAAATCCGTTGAAATGGACCAATATGTGACCAGTAACGATGAAATGAGTGATGGATTCTTTGAGGCAATTGAGGAGCTTGAGAGGATGACAAGGGAGCCCTCTGATGTTCTTGAGGAGATGAATGACCGTTTGTCTGCAAGGGAACTGCAGCTTGTGTTGGTGTATTTCTCCCAGGATGGAAGGGACTCATGGTGTGCTTTGGAGGTGTTTGATTGGCTGAGGAAGGAGAATAGGGTTGACAAGGAGACCATGGAGCTCATGGTTGCCATCATGTGTGGTTGGGTGAAGAAGTTGATTCAGCAGCAGCATGGCGTGGGTGATGTGGTTGACTTGCTCGTGGACATGGATTGCGTGGGGTTGAGACCGGGTTTTAGCATGATTGAGAAGGTGATTTCCTTGTACTGGGAAATGGGGGAGAAGGAAGGGGCTGTCTTGTTTGTGGAAGAGGTTTTGAGGCGCGGAATCCCTTATGTTGAGGAGGACGAAGAAGGGCATAAAGGAGGGCCAACTGGGTATCTTGCTTGGAAGATGATG GCTGAGGGTGACTATAGGAATGCAGTTAGATTAGTAATTCGTTTTAGAGAATCTGGCTTGAAGCCAGAGATCTACAGTTACCTTGTTGCAATGACTGCTGTGGTTAAGGAACTGAATGAATTTGCCAAAGCTCTACGCAAGTTGAAAGGCTTTACAAGGGCTGGTTTGGTAGCTGAGTTAGATCTAGAAGATGTTGAACTTACTGAGAAGTATCAATCTGATACACTAGCCGACGGGGTGCGCTTGTCCAATTGGGTGATTCAAGATGGCAGCCCATCACTTCATGGAATCGTTCACGAGAGGCTCCTTGCTATGTATATTTGTGCCGGTCATGGAATTGAGGCTGAGAGGCAGTTGTGGGAGATGAAGCTTGTGGGTAAGGAGGCTGATGGAGATCTCTATGACATTGTCCTTGCCATTTGTGCATCACAAAAGGAGTCCAATGCCACGGCAAGGCTGCTGACCCGGTTGGAGGTAGTGAGCTCACCACAGAAGAAGAAAAGTTTGTCGTGGTTGTTAAGAGGCTACATCAAAGGCGGCCATTTTAACGAGGCGGCAGAGACTATCATGAAAATGCTTGAATTGGGATTCTATCCAGAGTACTTGGACAGGGCAGCTGTATTACAAGGTTTGAGGAAAAGAATCCAGCAATATGGCAATCTAGATACTTATGTCAGGCTCTGTAAGTCCCTCTCTGATGCAAATTTGATTGGACCTTGTCTTGTACATTTGTATATAAGGAAATATAAGCTTTGGGTTGTGAAAATGCTCTAA
- the LOC114397687 gene encoding probable phytol kinase 3, chloroplastic: MMFLSFNMISGGNTLQRFDPVACVSSVPLLLAPTTRPTFHFPSPFLSKPKPTYLFTSFSSSSSSSSSSSSSFFSSTTPPRSTMLHHDPLVSDVYATAISGVVALSFLRLFQETAKRDLFDQKLNRKLVHISIGLIFMLCWPLFSTETWASFFAALIPGINIFRMLVIGLGILKDEATVKSMSRFGDYRELLKGPLYYAATITLAAIIYWRTSPISIAAICNLCAGDGMADIVGRRLGGEKIPYNKNKSFAGSIAMATAGFLTSIGYMWYFSSFGFIEGSWKLVLGFLLVSIVTAFVESLPISTELDDNLTVPLTSILVGSIIL, translated from the exons ATGATGTTCCTGAGTTTCAACATGATTAGCGGCGGCAACACACTCCAAAGGTTTGACCCTGTCGCTTGCGTTTCTTCTGTCCCTCTTCTCCTCGCACCCACCACACGACCTACTTTCCATTTTCCTTCCCCTTTTCTCTCCAAACCCAAACCCACTTACCTCttcacttctttttcttcttcttcttcttcttcttcttcttcttcttcttcctttttctcttccaCCACGCCACCGCGATCCACCATGCTGCACCACGACCCTCTTGTCTCTGACGTCTACGCCACCGCCATTTCCGGCGTCGTTGCCCTGTCCTTCCTCAGATTGTTCCAAGAAACTGCAAAACGAGACCTCTTCGACCAG aaattaaataggaAACTTGTACATATAAGTATTGGGCTGATATTCATGCTCTGCTGGCCGCTATTCAG TACTGAAACTTGGGCATCTTTCTTTGCTGCTCTCATTCCGGGAATCAATATATTTCGGATGCTTGTTATTGGACTTGGAATATTGAAAGATGAGGCCACAGTGAAATCAATGAGCAGATTTGGAGATTACAG GGAACTTCTTAAAGGACCACTGTATTATGCCGCAACTATTACTTTGGCAGCCATAATATACTGGAGAACTTCACCTATTTCCATTGCTGCAATATGTAATCTGTGTGCAGGAGATG GCATGGCTGACATTGTTGGAAGGCGACTTGGCGGTGAAAAGATACCTTACAACAAAAACAAGTCCTTCGCTGGTTCAATTGCAATGGCAACTGCTGGATTCTTAACTTCCATTGG GTATATGTGGTATTTTTCCTCATTTGGATTTATTGAGGGAAGCTGGAAATTGGTTCTAGGTTTTCTGTTAGTGTCTATTGTGACAGCATTTGTCGAGTCCCTGCCTATCAGCACAGAGCTTGATGACAACCTCACAGTtcccctcacttccatattggtGGGCAGTATCATTCTTTGA